A single region of the Papilio machaon chromosome 13, ilPapMach1.1, whole genome shotgun sequence genome encodes:
- the LOC106717951 gene encoding high mobility group protein 20A has protein sequence MESEPVQPSELQIIKTEDTTKTCNEQETLQSTIPPSNNENDPDPGSNVAIVKDPQKPSPKKPKKRKPKVPRDVTAPRQPLTGYVRFLNERRDQLRAEQPELGFAELTRQLASEWSKLPTEEKQHYLDAADQDKERYIKEWAEYKKTDAYKEFHKQQMEQKDPVLATKKVKHNPPSETNQQNIVPGAPQPIAEHVVQPQNVPIVATRQPTPPRPKPCITPAMVDDLNGGDTDIPIFTDQFLQHNKLRESELRQLRKANSDYEQQNAILQRHAEEVSAATTRLRAETTAAAERTAALVAHRRALVAALVHALQSLAIPLQNGASGATEGNIEEYMDKLHALVTENKNNPIVKQARDILTRVDLPMT, from the exons atGGAGTCAGAGCCTGTGCAGCCATCTGAGTTGCAAATTATCAAAACTGAAGATACAACAAAAACATGCAACGAACAAGAAACGTTACAATCGACGATTCCTCCTTCGAATAATGAAAACGATCCTGACCCTGGATCAAATGTAGCTATTGTAAAAGATCCACAAAAACCATCTCCGAAAAAGCCAAAAAAACGCAAACCTAAGGTTCCACGCGATGTTACAGCTCCAAGACAACCACTTACTg GCTATGTTAGGTTCCTGAATGAGCGCAGGGACCAACTGAGAGCTGAACAACCAGAACTAGGTTTTGCGGAGCTGACGCGCCAGTTGGCCAGTGAATGGAGTAAATTGCCCACTGAAGAGAAACAACATTATCTTGATGCTGCAGATCAAGACAAAGAACG ATACATAAAAGAATGGGCTGAATATAAAAAGACAGATGCATATAAAGAATTCCATAAACAACAAATGGAACAAAAAGATCCTGTACTTGCTACTAAAAAAGTTAAGCATAATCCCCCTAGTGAAACAAACCAACAGAATATAGTTCCTG gtGCACCTCAACCTATTGCTGAACATGTTGTACAACCACAAAATGTTCCTATTGTTGCAACAAGACAGCCAACTCCACCACGGCCTAAGCCATGCATTACTCCAGCAATG GTTGATGATTTGAATGGTGGTGATACAGATATACCTATTTTCACTGATCAATTTCTTCAACACAACAAACTGAGGGAATCAGAACTTAGGCAACTAAGGAAAGCAAACTCTGATTATGAACAACAG AATGCAATACTCCAAAGACATGCTGAGGAAGTGAGTGCAGCGACAACACGACTGCGTGCAGAGACAACGGCAGCAGCGGAGCGCACAGCAGCGCTAGTTGCACACCGGCGAGCGCTTGTCGCAGCCCTAGTGCACGCCCTACAGTCACTTGCGATACCATTACAAA ATGGAGCAAGTGGTGCAACTGAAGGAAATATTGAAGAATACATGGATAAATTACATGCATTGGTgacagaaaacaaaaataacccAATTGTAAAACAAGCTCGCGATATTTTAACCAGAGTGGATCTGCCAATGACTTAA
- the LOC106717725 gene encoding exportin-6, giving the protein MDNFGVDEALASLEMLMCEFFAPSTNNFRKREIESMLENFSNGRGSWKHCLLFLQKSQNQYVQMFILTTLENIINKLWISLSENERTEIRLTLWNELMAKHEVMLYFIRNKLASLMIAIARYDWPHEYPDFFTNIVELLRSDGHRCLLGLILAQTASEELGAARDTGVLLPSTRRTQLERLMLKGMPQMLSALSDILEKNAQKEGQSNPPPSPTSGFPQTSALPDLLANAHDVCASDKALNMEIVVKCLTTLQHLFSWLPLSSHVPASLVTTVFYWGSIATQTQSGEAALAGLGGVCELLYRRYAPPSSAATALRLHHCSLRLLRHLTHASHHSLYQAHHDYLNKLAEFLKLFVSLHFKRLEAEPEFDAIEFLSYLFQYTFQVPTCTIFVNCLDIWIQFIDILKPEDTAKYWEALQALVNGVLNKIQFQHNKAQLQHLDNDICDDDGETEWQTFLKHCIECIARVADLAPLEVFTSVLERWQCLAGVYARAAGRGGVGGAGCAPGAAAAGAEPERLLAALLDLATLTRLLGRLAPALLAEAEGGRGATAGAALLERAAAALAGAALTRPHRAHSHTHAHAHAFVQVHAEMFACMGAWCCYATECNVPIQTMEGLFNSAVPFLIPHEMAEPPLLCHAAAHLLLSLSKNVKFSNDPILLVGDLYNHAQRSLHYLEPKTAGVVREALLSLSLSRGAGACAGGVGAGAGAGGEAARALLAAWAGALPHAGPAAALPPLTDLLHAFAAAPTQPKKILAEGIQGAAETALRMLCEPAYAAAETEITDFFLALFTALLQQLGNFAYTAIDVFLEVAQKGESEASLERLVECVRLGVEAGGGGVRVRAVLELLHHHVLPRAQPHAPGLARAAHRLLASVLLYRWRYFFPHKCEEEEGARRTSELRGALAALGRALLSDDIDLLRTALTALDLLNTKWKLYHKVIFRSEFLGEFLSVLLPGVGAGCGARALVREEAVSAAHAMACVDFAAFRHAFLPAFLRSLPGLAPHHAALLNNFPSDTDLPSFTQNIQRLMNDVNCYQAYQSLAENNNMLA; this is encoded by the exons ATG gaTAATTTCGGGGTTGATGAGGCATTAGCCTCATTAGAGATGTTGATGTGTGAGTTTTTTGCACCATCTACAAATAATTTTCGGAAAAGAGAAATAGAGAGCATGCTTGAAAATTTTTCCAATGGAAGGGGTTCTTGGAAACATTGCTTGTTATTTCTCCAGAAGTCTCAGAACCAATAtgtacaaatgtttattttaactacttTGGAG aatattataaacaaactatGGATTAGTCTGTCCGAAAATGAAAGAACAGAAATTAGATTAACACTATGGAATGAACTTATGGCTAAGCATGAAGTGATGCTGTACTTCATCAGGAACAAACTAGCTTCTTTGATGATTGCAATTGCTCGATATGATTGGCCCCATGAATATCCTGACTTTTTTACCAATATTGTTGAG CTGTTAAGAAGTGATGGTCACCGTTGTCTGCTGGGTCTAATCCTGGCTCAGACTGCGAGTGAAGAGCTGGGCGCGGCACGTGACACGGGTGTGCTGTTGCCCTCTACCCGCCGTACACAATTAGAGCGACTAATGCTAAAAGGAATGCCACAAATGCTGTCAGCTCTTAGCG aTATACTGGAAAAGAACGCGCAAAAGGAAGGCCAGTCAAATCCTCCACCATCACCCACAAGTGGTTTTCCACAAACATCTGCGTTGCCCGATTTATTGGCTAATGCACATGATGTATGTGCTTCTGACAA AGCTCTAAATATGGAAATAGTTGTGAAATGTTTAACAACATTACAACATTTATTCTCATGGCTGCCGCTGTCTTCGCATGTGCCAGCATCTCTGGTTACAACAGTGTTTTACTGGGGCAGTATCGCAACACAGACACAA AGTGGAGAGGCAGCGCTGGCTGGTCTGGGTGGGGTGTGCGAGCTGTTGTACCGACGATACGCGCCGCCCTCCTCTGCGGCAACCGCGCTGCGTCTGCACCATTGCTCGCTGCGCCTACTGCGACATCTCACACACGCCTCCCATCACTCACTCTACCAAGCACATCATGA ctatttaaacaaattagcaGAATTCCTGAAGCTGTTTGTCTCTTTGCACTTTAAGAGGCTGGAGGCTGAGCCCGAGTTTGATgctattgaatttttatcttacttattCCAGTATACATTCCAg GTTCCCACATGTACTATTTTTGTTAACTGCTTAGATATATGGATACAATTTATTGACATTCTAAAACCTGAGGACACTGCCAA ATATTGGGAAGCTTTGCAGGCGCTTGTGAACGGTGTCCTCAACAAAATACAATTCCAGCACAACAAGGCGCAACTACAACATCTCGATAATGACATCTGCGATGATGAT GGTGAGACAGAATGGCAAACATTCCTAAAGCACTGCATCGAGTGCATCGCTAGAGTCGCAGATTTAGCACCCTTAGAGGTCTTCACCTCCGTA TTGGAGCGGTGGCAGTGCCTGGCGGGTGTGTACGCGCGGGCAGCTGGGCGGGGCGGTGTggggggtgcggggtgcgcgCCGGGAGCTGCGGCGGCGGGTGCGGAGCCCGAGCGCCTACTGGCCGCTCTGCTAGACCTCGCCACGCTCACACGACTACTGGGTCGACTAGCTCCCGCGTTACTCGCTG AGGCGGAGGGCGGGCGTGGCGCGACTGCGGGCGCGGCGCTGCTGGAGCGTGCGGCGGCCGCGCTGGCCGGCGCCGCACTGACGCGTCCTCACCGCGCGCATTCGCACACGCACGCGCATGCGCACGCATTCGTACAAGT TCATGCAGAAATGTTTGCGTGTATGGGTGCGTGGTGTTGCTATGCCACGGAGTGCAATGTTCCGATACAAACAATGGAAGGTCTTTTCAACTCCGCAGTGCCGTTTTTAATACCACATGAAATGGct GAGCCTCCCCTGCTTTGTCACGCTGCCGCACATCTGTTGCTGAGTCTCTCTAAGAATGTAAAGTTCTCCAATGATCCCATACTTCTGGTGGGCGACTTATATAACCACGCGCAACGCTCACTACATTATTTGGAACCGAAG ACAGCGGGCGTGGTGCGGGAGGCGCTGCTGTCGCTGTCTCTGTCGCGGGGCGCGGGCGCGTGTGCGGGGGGTGTGGGCGCGGGGGCGGGTGCGGGGGGAGAGGCTGCGCGTGCGCTGCTGGCCGCGTGGGCGGGGGCGTTGCCGCACGCCGGCCCCGCCGCCGCACTGCCCCCCCTCACAGACCTCCTACACGCCTTCGCTGCCGCGCCCACACAACCCAAGAAG ATCCTAGCGGAAGGTATCCAGGGCGCGGCGGAGACTGCGCTGCGTATGCTGTGCGAGCCGGCTTATGCGGCCGCCGAGACCGAGATCACGGACTTCTTCCTCGCGCTCTTCACCGCCCTGCTGCAGCAGCTCGGCAACTTCGCCTACACCGCCATCGATGTCTTCCTAGAAGTTGCACAAAA GGGAGAGAGCGAGGCCAGCCTGGAGCGTCTCGTAGAGTGCGTACGTCTGGGTGTGGAGGCAGGTGGGGGTGGAGTGCGCGTGCGCGCCGTGCTCGAGCTGCTGCACCACCACGTGCTGCCGCGCGCGCAGCCACACGCACCAGGACTCGCGCGTGCAGCCCACCGTCTACTCGCCAG CGTGTTGCTGTACAGATGGCGTTACTTCTTCCCGCATAAGTGTGAAGAGGAAGAGGGTGCGCGGCGCACGAGTGAGCTGCGCGGCGCGCTGGCGGCGCTCGGCCGCGCACTGCTCTCTGACGACATAGATCTACTGCGCACCGCACTCACCGCACTAGACCTCCTCAATACTAAATGGAAACTATATCACAAG GTGATATTCCGGTCGGAGTTCCTGGGCGAGTTCTTGTCGGTGTTGTTACCGGGCGTGGGCGCGGGATGCGGCGCGCGGGCCCTGGTGCGGGAGGAGGCGGTGTCGGCGGCGCACGCCATGGCTTGTGTCGACTTTGCCGCCTTCCGGCACGCCTTTCTGCCCGCCTTCCTGCGCTCGCTGCCCGGACTTGCGCCCCATCATGCCGCCCTACTCAACAACTTCCCCTCAGATACT GACCTGCCATCCTTCACACAGAACATACAACGACTGATGAACGACGTGAACTGCTATCAGGCATACCAGTCGCTAGCAGAAAACAACAACATGCTCGCTTGA
- the LOC106717943 gene encoding ADP-ribose pyrophosphatase, mitochondrial has product MLFLYLTYFVLIIKVNTNPVMILQHVKARCGIYPRSTIQKFAVPDDKVPWTVEYKEYNPPNYTSPSIHGKPWADPDIDEPNFKPTWNSIDGNVNRKSHMSNYTITNGYPMNPVGRTGICGRGVLGRWGPNHAADPVVTRWKKQAESDMKITETPILQFIAIKRGDTGEWALPGGMVDPGEKVAVTAVREFQEEAMNSLAATEEEKSEWKQKFKNFFNGGVEVYSGYVDDPRNTDNAWMETVAYNFHDHDGTTVGALKLNAGDDAVGVRWVDITPNIKLYASHKDIVSEVYKRLLQ; this is encoded by the exons ATGCTTTTTCTGTACTTAACctactttgttttaataattaaagtgaaCACTAATCCAGTTATGATTTTACAACATGTAAAGGCTCGCTGCGGTATTTACCCTAGATCTACAATACAGAAATTTGCAGTTCCTGATGATAAAGTGCCCTGGACCGTTGAATATAAAGAATACAATCCTCCAAATTACACATCACCATCAATTCATGGCAAACCATGGGCAGATCCCGATATTG ATGAGCCTAACTTCAAGCCAACATGGAACAGTATAGATGGAAATGTGAATAGAAAAAGTCACATGAGCAACTACACTATAACTAATGGTTACCCAATGAATCCTGTTGGTAGAACTGGAATATGTGGTAGAGGAGTACTTGGACGATGGGGTCCAAATCATGCAGCAGATCCTGTTGTTACACGCTGGAAAAAACAAGCTGAAAGTGACATGAAAATAACTGAAAC ACCAATTCTACAATTCATAGCAATAAAACGTGGTGATACTGGAGAATGGGCTCTGCCTGGTGGTATGGTTGATCCTGGAGAAAAAGTAGCAGTGACTGCTGTCAGAGAGTTTCAAGAGGAAGCTATGAATTCTTTAGCTGCTACTGAAG AAGAAAAATCGGAatggaaacaaaaatttaaaaacttctttaACGGGGGAGTGGAAGTTTACAGTGGATATGTTGATGATCCCCGAAACACTGATAATGCTTGGATGGAAACAGTTGCATACAACTTTCATGATCATGATGGCACTACAGTTGGTGCTCTCAAACTGAACGCTGGTGATGATGCAGTAGGAGTTCGTTGGGTTGATATTACtccaaacattaaattatatgcaaGTCACAAAGATATTGTATCAGAAGTATATAAAAGATTacttcaataa